From Buchnera aphidicola (Periphyllus lyropictus), a single genomic window includes:
- the der gene encoding ribosome biogenesis GTPase Der produces the protein MNLIISLIGCENVGKSTLFNNLIKKKQSLTSKKFKSITRDRQISTFVLDNFIIDIIDTAGFFNSNLDFRDKILFQNNLAIKNSDIIFFIVNAKIGLTYEDQEICNLLRRSKKKVILIINKFDSKSKNLFLIDDFYRLGFKKVFKISALNLNDIEIFKKKLIIYLKNIFKLKYYSKSKNLSLYSNNNIINISIIGKPNVGKSTLINKLANDKNRVITSKISGTTGDSVLVSVYYNNQKYNIFDTSGIRKKSKIKSSLEKIFIKKSISTIKKSNLSILVIDASEKIISKQNLILFNLINKIGRSVIFLVNKWDLLTKSEKSDFKKLFFFRFRFMKNLSVLFISFLFENNLRKLIFKLINKMYFLTKKRFNSAFLTKILKKAVLKQKPPFLGNKSRSKLKFAHSGGINPPIIVIHGNKLNNLSRSYKKYLINFFSLELNLFGFPIFLEFKNSNNPYIYKNK, from the coding sequence ATGAATTTAATTATTTCATTAATTGGTTGTGAAAATGTTGGAAAATCTACTTTATTTAATAATTTGATTAAAAAAAAACAATCTCTGACTTCTAAAAAATTTAAAAGTATTACTCGAGATAGGCAAATTTCTACTTTTGTTTTAGATAATTTTATAATAGATATTATTGATACTGCTGGATTCTTTAATTCTAATTTAGATTTTAGAGATAAAATATTATTTCAAAATAATTTAGCTATAAAAAATTCCGATATAATATTTTTTATTGTAAATGCTAAAATTGGATTAACATATGAAGATCAAGAAATTTGTAATTTATTAAGAAGATCAAAAAAAAAAGTTATATTAATAATTAATAAATTTGATTCTAAATCAAAAAATTTATTTTTAATAGATGATTTTTATCGTTTAGGATTTAAAAAAGTATTTAAAATTTCTGCTTTAAATTTAAACGATATTGAAATTTTTAAGAAAAAATTGATTATATATTTAAAAAATATTTTTAAATTAAAATATTATTCAAAATCAAAAAATTTATCTTTATATTCAAATAATAATATTATTAATATATCTATTATTGGAAAACCAAATGTTGGAAAATCTACTTTAATAAATAAATTAGCAAATGATAAAAATAGAGTGATTACTTCTAAAATATCTGGAACTACAGGAGATTCAGTTTTAGTTTCTGTATATTATAATAATCAAAAATATAATATTTTTGATACTTCAGGAATTAGAAAAAAATCAAAAATAAAAAGTTCTTTAGAAAAAATTTTTATAAAAAAATCTATCTCTACTATAAAAAAATCTAATTTATCTATATTAGTAATAGATGCTTCAGAAAAAATCATTTCTAAACAGAATTTAATTTTATTTAATTTAATTAATAAAATTGGTCGTTCTGTAATTTTTTTAGTAAATAAGTGGGATTTATTAACTAAATCAGAAAAATCAGATTTTAAAAAACTATTTTTTTTTCGTTTTCGATTTATGAAAAATTTATCAGTTCTTTTTATTTCTTTTTTGTTTGAAAATAATTTAAGAAAATTAATATTTAAGTTAATAAATAAAATGTATTTTCTTACTAAAAAAAGATTTAATAGTGCTTTTTTAACAAAAATATTAAAAAAAGCTGTATTAAAACAAAAACCTCCATTTTTAGGAAATAAGAGTAGATCAAAACTTAAATTTGCTCATTCTGGTGGAATAAATCCACCAATTATTGTAATACATGGAAATAAATTAAATAATTTATCTCGGTCATATAAAAAATATTTAATAAATTTTTTTTCTTTAGAATTAAATTTATTTGGATTTCCTATTTTCTTAGAATTTAAGAATAGTAATAATCCTTATATTTATAAAAATAAATAA
- the fdx gene encoding ISC system 2Fe-2S type ferredoxin — protein MPIIKFLPHKKLLPKGGSFFGKKGESILDVALRNNIKIEHACEKSCSCSTCHCIIKKGFSTLSKMKEKEEDILDKAWGLTEKSRLSCQAKLGNKNVKIKIPLYTANHIQENKKK, from the coding sequence ATGCCTATAATAAAATTTTTACCACATAAAAAATTACTACCAAAAGGAGGTTCTTTTTTTGGAAAAAAAGGAGAATCTATTTTAGATGTAGCATTAAGAAATAATATAAAAATAGAACATGCATGTGAAAAATCTTGTTCTTGTAGTACATGTCACTGTATTATAAAAAAAGGATTTTCTACATTATCAAAAATGAAAGAAAAAGAAGAAGATATCTTAGATAAAGCATGGGGATTAACTGAAAAAAGTAGATTATCTTGTCAAGCAAAATTAGGAAATAAAAATGTTAAAATAAAAATACCTTTGTATACAGCAAATCATATTCAAGAAAATAAAAAAAAATAG